The Candidatus Rokuibacteriota bacterium genome window below encodes:
- a CDS encoding DUF1015 domain-containing protein → MRIHPFRGYRYDPAKVSDLSAVVAPPYDQIDPDIQATLYARHPWNVVRITFGRDEPEDDGERNKYRRARGYLDRWIAEQVFIRDPEPALYPYLTTYRVGGESVTRRGFIALGELVEYSERVVLPHELTHAGPKADRLRHLEATGADTGLIFMLTSDPAGELERATAAPETAPLAEAYDLKGELHRLWRVTDRAAIARVQALMADRRLIIADGHHRYETALEYRRRHPGADQKLIAIFPLEAPGLTIYASHRLVHNVEGFSLATLLSRAASWFEVEQCPVLPDCPTETAALTSALDARARAGSHAIAVVAGAEGPGYLLTLRPDAVDAIPWPQGTSPAWRRLAVSVLHEGLLKPFVGITEETLIRKTRVEYTADAAEAVALVRKGSYQAGFLLPPTRQEELQAVVGAGELLPQKSTHFYPKLLDGLLFVRLGEEAGAST, encoded by the coding sequence GTGAGAATCCACCCGTTCAGGGGCTACCGGTATGACCCCGCGAAGGTGTCGGATCTTTCTGCCGTCGTGGCCCCGCCCTACGACCAGATCGATCCCGACATCCAGGCCACCCTCTATGCCAGGCATCCCTGGAACGTGGTGCGGATCACCTTCGGGCGCGACGAGCCGGAGGACGACGGCGAGCGGAACAAGTACCGGCGGGCGCGGGGGTATCTGGACCGGTGGATCGCCGAGCAGGTCTTTATCCGCGACCCCGAGCCCGCGCTCTACCCGTACCTCACGACGTATCGGGTCGGGGGCGAAAGCGTGACTCGCAGGGGCTTCATCGCCCTGGGCGAATTGGTCGAGTACTCGGAACGCGTCGTCCTGCCCCACGAGCTCACCCACGCCGGCCCCAAGGCCGACCGGCTTCGCCACCTGGAGGCCACCGGGGCCGACACCGGGTTGATCTTCATGCTGACGAGCGACCCGGCCGGCGAGCTCGAGCGCGCCACCGCGGCGCCGGAGACAGCGCCGCTCGCCGAGGCGTATGACCTCAAGGGAGAGTTGCACCGACTCTGGCGGGTCACCGACCGCGCCGCGATCGCGCGGGTCCAGGCCCTCATGGCTGACCGTCGTCTGATCATCGCCGACGGCCATCACCGCTACGAGACGGCGCTCGAGTACCGTCGCCGGCATCCCGGCGCCGACCAGAAGCTGATCGCGATTTTCCCTCTCGAGGCTCCCGGGCTCACGATCTACGCCAGCCATCGGCTGGTCCACAACGTGGAGGGCTTCAGCCTTGCAACGCTCCTCTCTCGGGCCGCAAGCTGGTTTGAGGTGGAGCAATGCCCCGTGCTCCCGGATTGCCCAACGGAAACCGCGGCCCTCACGTCCGCGCTCGACGCCCGGGCTCGGGCAGGATCCCACGCGATTGCGGTGGTGGCGGGAGCCGAGGGCCCGGGGTATCTGCTGACCCTCCGCCCTGACGCTGTTGACGCCATCCCGTGGCCCCAGGGGACCTCTCCCGCCTGGCGACGGCTGGCGGTGTCGGTGCTCCACGAAGGTCTGCTGAAGCCGTTTGTCGGCATCACCGAGGAGACCCTCATTCGAAAGACGCGCGTGGAGTACACCGCGGACGCCGCCGAGGCGGTGGCGCTGGTCAGGAAGGGAAGCTATCAGGCCGGGTTCTTGCTCCCGCCGACGCGTCAGGAGGAGCTTCAGGCGGTGGTGGGGGCGGGGGAGCTGCTCCCGCAGAAGTCCACCCACTTCTACCCGAAGCTCCTTGACGGCCTGCTCTTCGTTCGGCTCGGGGAGGAGGCCGGCGCCTCCACGTGA
- a CDS encoding peroxiredoxin has product MISVGLPAPDFALPGVHAGRRGEFRLKDLKDRWVVLFFYPADFSFVCPTEVRGFHARHTAFQQEGADILGVSVDPPSLHLEWVKELGGIAYPLLSDEGREVSRLYHVLDPETNRCARGTYIVAPDGRVAYAVQSAYNVGRSVDETLRVLQALRTGRQCPADWHPGDPGER; this is encoded by the coding sequence GTGATCAGCGTCGGCCTCCCGGCCCCTGACTTCGCGCTGCCCGGCGTCCATGCCGGGCGCCGCGGCGAGTTCCGCCTGAAGGACTTGAAGGACCGGTGGGTGGTGCTCTTCTTCTACCCGGCCGACTTTTCGTTCGTCTGCCCCACCGAGGTCAGGGGCTTCCACGCCCGCCACACCGCCTTCCAGCAGGAGGGAGCCGACATCCTCGGCGTGAGCGTGGACCCGCCGAGCCTCCATCTGGAGTGGGTGAAGGAACTGGGCGGAATCGCCTACCCGCTCCTCTCGGACGAGGGCCGGGAGGTCTCGCGGCTCTACCATGTCCTCGATCCCGAGACCAACCGCTGCGCCCGGGGGACCTACATCGTGGCTCCCGACGGGCGCGTGGCGTACGCCGTCCAGAGCGCGTACAACGTTGGGCGGAGCGTGGACGAGACTCTGCGGGTCCTGCAAGCCCTCCGGACCGGACGCCAGTGCCCCGCCGACTGGCATCCCGGGGATCCGGGGGAGCGGTGA
- a CDS encoding recombinase RecA codes for MTSRVSTGIERLDAMLGGGLLPGTLAVVYGATGIGKTHLGLTFARHGVAADRAPGLVFDMNARGDSQQHHTYAERLFGWKLGRWTHTVMPMTDPYPPDDALADCYLDAFPWVGKLHDYQVATSDGLEFDWSWKATYSRALYTVRPFFYFHFCAGTRRVMVDGVEPMDVPAESIQFFLFDDLYRKVVHRDSETLGMEICMPVWKHRSFIDTHRYDHGALTTLLVVTTEETRLDDLIARRVEAGDLGAVANTILVMGSERVGNRLGRFCCVVKHRASAMSDEIVEYRITERGIEFQ; via the coding sequence GTGACTTCGCGGGTCTCGACGGGAATCGAGCGTCTGGACGCGATGCTCGGCGGCGGGTTGCTGCCCGGCACGCTCGCCGTCGTCTACGGCGCGACCGGGATCGGGAAGACGCACCTGGGCCTCACCTTCGCCCGCCACGGCGTCGCCGCCGACCGCGCCCCCGGGCTGGTCTTCGACATGAACGCCCGCGGAGATTCCCAGCAGCACCACACGTACGCGGAGCGGCTCTTCGGCTGGAAGCTCGGGCGATGGACGCACACCGTGATGCCGATGACCGACCCGTACCCGCCGGACGACGCGCTCGCCGACTGCTACCTGGACGCGTTCCCGTGGGTCGGGAAGCTCCACGACTACCAGGTCGCGACCAGCGACGGCCTCGAGTTCGACTGGAGCTGGAAGGCCACCTATAGCCGTGCCCTCTACACGGTGCGCCCCTTCTTCTACTTCCACTTCTGCGCGGGGACGCGGCGGGTGATGGTGGACGGCGTGGAGCCGATGGACGTTCCCGCCGAGTCCATCCAGTTCTTCCTCTTCGACGACCTGTACCGCAAGGTGGTCCACCGCGACTCGGAGACCCTGGGCATGGAGATCTGCATGCCGGTGTGGAAGCACCGGAGCTTCATCGATACCCATCGCTACGACCACGGGGCGCTCACCACCCTCCTCGTGGTGACCACCGAGGAGACCCGCCTGGACGACCTGATCGCGCGCAGGGTCGAGGCGGGCGACCTGGGTGCGGTGGCGAACACGATCCTCGTGATGGGGAGCGAGCGGGTCGGGAACCGCCTCGGGCGCTTCTGCTGCGTGGTCAAGCACCGCGCCAGCGCCATGTCGGACGAGATCGTCGAGTACCGGATCACCGAGCGGGGGATCGAGTTTCAGTGA